A genomic region of Streptosporangium lutulentum contains the following coding sequences:
- a CDS encoding PadR family transcriptional regulator, translated as MSPVFGHGRLRLYLLKLLEESPRHGYEVIRLLQDRFLGVYSPSPGTIYPRLARLEEEGLVTHELVDGKKVFTITDQGRAELNARLDELADLEQEISDSVRDIAREVKEDVRDTVKSLREELTQMARDVRQGAKQDEQHHPHQDQQQTRQNQRESWREQKAEWQRQKTEWQRHKREWQRHTNEWKHDWKRIWADTFTGEGSRDSDARLGQMLADFVEEVRQDAANARVSEETLAAAQDALYDAARRIRDALR; from the coding sequence ATGAGCCCGGTCTTCGGCCACGGGCGGTTGCGGCTTTACCTTCTGAAGCTGCTGGAGGAGAGCCCCCGCCACGGCTACGAGGTGATCCGGTTGCTCCAGGACCGGTTCCTCGGCGTCTACTCCCCCTCGCCCGGCACGATTTACCCGCGCCTGGCCCGCCTGGAGGAGGAGGGCCTGGTCACCCACGAGCTCGTGGACGGCAAGAAGGTCTTCACCATCACCGACCAGGGCCGCGCCGAGCTGAACGCGCGACTCGACGAACTCGCCGATCTCGAACAGGAGATCTCCGACTCCGTCCGCGACATCGCCCGCGAGGTCAAGGAGGACGTGCGCGACACGGTCAAGTCGCTGCGCGAGGAGCTCACCCAGATGGCGCGCGACGTGCGCCAGGGCGCGAAACAGGACGAGCAGCACCATCCGCACCAGGATCAGCAACAGACCAGGCAGAACCAGCGCGAGTCCTGGCGCGAGCAGAAGGCCGAGTGGCAGCGCCAGAAGACCGAATGGCAACGACACAAGCGCGAGTGGCAGCGTCACACCAACGAGTGGAAGCACGACTGGAAGCGCATCTGGGCCGACACCTTCACCGGGGAGGGCTCACGCGACAGTGACGCCCGGCTCGGGCAGATGCTGGCCGACTTCGTCGAAGAGGTCCGCCAGGACGCGGCGAACGCGCGGGTGAGCGAGGAGACGCTGGCCGCCGCGCAGGACGCGCTCTACGACGCCGCCCGCCGTATCCGCGACGCGCTCCGATAA
- a CDS encoding B3/B4 domain-containing protein: MIENIWVDPSVGALRPDFAVLAMGVYGLRNGTTDDRSRGWLAEAAEKAVAADDPKVEAWRDAYRAFGAKPQRTRPSVDALVRRMPLPEINQVVDAYNAISVRHGLPIGGEDLNHYEGTARLIRATGEEPFEVVEKGEPAIDHPEIGEVVWRDDKGVTCRRWNWRQCVRTRITEETTDALFLLERLAPMSLEELEEAGKELVKMLETITPGVRVESRLVGQG, from the coding sequence GTGATCGAAAACATATGGGTGGACCCCTCGGTCGGCGCGCTCAGGCCGGACTTCGCGGTGCTGGCGATGGGGGTGTACGGCCTGCGCAACGGGACGACCGACGACAGGTCGCGGGGTTGGCTGGCGGAGGCGGCGGAGAAGGCCGTGGCGGCCGACGACCCGAAGGTCGAGGCGTGGCGAGACGCCTACCGGGCCTTCGGGGCGAAGCCGCAGCGGACCAGGCCGTCGGTGGACGCCCTGGTCAGGCGCATGCCTCTGCCCGAGATCAACCAGGTGGTGGACGCCTACAACGCGATCAGCGTCAGGCACGGCCTGCCCATCGGCGGAGAGGATCTGAACCACTACGAGGGGACCGCCAGGCTGATCCGCGCGACCGGGGAGGAGCCGTTCGAGGTCGTCGAGAAGGGCGAGCCGGCGATCGACCACCCGGAGATCGGCGAGGTGGTCTGGCGGGACGACAAGGGGGTCACCTGCCGCCGGTGGAACTGGCGGCAGTGCGTCAGGACCCGGATCACCGAGGAGACCACGGACGCCCTGTTCCTGCTGGAGCGGCTCGCGCCCATGTCCCTGGAGGAGCTGGAGGAGGCGGGAAAAGAACTGGTCAAGATGCTGGAGACGATCACCCCGGGCGTCCGTGTCGAGTCCAGGCTGGTCGGACAGGGGTGA
- a CDS encoding helix-turn-helix domain-containing protein, producing the protein MAHTEWERAGAERRADAYQEAREALLLGQRVYDRRTELGLSQAELAERAGMTQPQVSRLETGGVTPTLPLLRRLAKALDAELNVTFTPHTAA; encoded by the coding sequence GTGGCACATACCGAATGGGAGCGAGCCGGTGCCGAGCGTCGTGCCGACGCTTACCAGGAAGCCCGCGAGGCGCTGCTTCTGGGACAGCGGGTCTACGACCGCCGTACGGAACTCGGCCTCTCGCAGGCGGAGCTGGCGGAACGGGCCGGCATGACGCAGCCTCAGGTGTCGCGCCTGGAAACCGGCGGGGTCACTCCCACCCTGCCGCTGCTGCGACGCCTGGCCAAGGCACTGGACGCCGAACTGAACGTCACGTTCACACCTCACACGGCCGCCTGA
- a CDS encoding zinc-binding dehydrogenase yields the protein MFAVTATQIDPDNPLAGLTLGERPEPKVPEGWTTVTVKAASLNHHDLFTLKGVGIRQDQLPMVLGGDAAGLDEEGNEVIVHSVIGSGADETLDPKRSLLSEKYDGTFAERVAVPRRNLVPKPAALSFEEAACLPIAWLTAYRMLFEKAELEPGSTVLVQGAGGGVATALITLGRAGGYRVWVTSRSEEKRARALELGADQVFESGARLPERVDAVMETVGQATWAHSLKALRPGGRIVVCGATSGAVPPADLNRVFFLQLSVIGSTMGTRDQLGRLARFLEQTGARPLIDRTLPLAEAREGFAAMHEGNLFGKIVFTLP from the coding sequence ATGTTCGCTGTAACCGCCACCCAGATCGATCCCGACAATCCTCTCGCCGGACTCACGCTCGGTGAACGCCCCGAGCCCAAGGTTCCCGAAGGCTGGACCACCGTCACGGTGAAGGCAGCCTCGCTCAACCATCACGACCTGTTCACGCTCAAGGGCGTGGGCATCCGCCAGGACCAACTGCCGATGGTGCTCGGCGGTGACGCCGCCGGACTCGACGAGGAGGGCAACGAGGTCATCGTGCACTCGGTGATCGGCAGCGGCGCCGACGAGACGCTCGACCCGAAGCGATCCCTGCTGTCGGAGAAGTACGACGGCACCTTCGCGGAGCGGGTGGCCGTCCCCCGGCGCAATCTGGTGCCCAAACCCGCCGCGCTGAGCTTCGAGGAGGCGGCCTGCCTGCCGATCGCGTGGCTGACCGCCTACCGGATGTTGTTCGAGAAGGCCGAGCTGGAGCCGGGCTCCACCGTGCTGGTGCAGGGGGCCGGCGGCGGCGTGGCCACGGCGCTGATCACGCTCGGCCGGGCGGGAGGCTACCGGGTCTGGGTGACCAGCCGATCGGAGGAGAAGCGGGCGCGGGCACTGGAACTCGGCGCCGACCAGGTCTTCGAGAGCGGCGCCCGGCTGCCCGAGAGGGTGGACGCGGTGATGGAGACCGTCGGCCAGGCCACCTGGGCACACTCGCTGAAGGCGCTGCGTCCCGGCGGCCGGATCGTGGTCTGCGGCGCGACCAGCGGCGCGGTTCCCCCGGCCGACCTCAACCGGGTCTTCTTCCTGCAACTGTCGGTGATCGGCTCGACCATGGGCACCCGTGACCAGTTGGGCAGGCTCGCCCGCTTCCTGGAGCAGACCGGAGCCCGTCCGCTGATCGACCGGACGCTCCCGCTGGCCGAGGCCCGCGAGGGGTTCGCCGCCATGCACGAGGGAAACCTCTTCGGAAAGATCGTTTTCACCCTTCCCTAG
- a CDS encoding multifunctional oxoglutarate decarboxylase/oxoglutarate dehydrogenase thiamine pyrophosphate-binding subunit/dihydrolipoyllysine-residue succinyltransferase subunit produces MSSESSRTNPLAAFGQNEWLVDELYQKYLQDPESVDRAWWNFFADYTPDSGSGKAAPQGAATAAPPTPAATPVTPPAAQPTPAPRAKAAPAAPLTQETKLPAGAEEVRLRGAAARTAANMEASLVVPTATSVRAVPAKLLVDNRIVINNHLSRGRGGKVSFTHLIGYAVVKALKLLPEMNHAYTEVDGKPVLLKPEHINLGLAIDVAKSDGTRQLLVPSIKATENLDFRQFWVAYEDVVRKARAGKLGVDDFSGTTISLTNPGTIGTVHSVPRLMPGQGTIIGVGAMEYPAEYQGASPETLSRLAVSKVMTLTSTYDHRIIQGAQSGDFLRLIHRLLLGEDGFYDEIFESLRIPYEPVRWVQDISATHDDDVAKSARVIELIHAFRVRGHLMADTDPLEYKQRKHPDLDIKSHGLTLWDLEREFATGGFGGRPLMKLREILGVLRDSYCRTIGVEYMHMQNPEERAWIQARVERPHAKPDREEQLRVLERLNTAEAFETFLQTKFVGQKRFSLEGGESLIPLLDSVLSAAAEDDLDEAVVGMAHRGRLNVLANIVGKSYGQIFGEFEGNIDPRSAHGSGDVKYHLGSSGDFISPDGSKLKTSVVANPSHLETVDPVLEGVVRAKQDLLERGEEGFTVLPVLVHGDAAFAGQGVVAETLNLSQLRGYRTGGTVHIVVNNQVGFTTSPASSRSSVYATDVARMIQAPIFHVNGDDPEAVVRVGRLAFEYRQAFRKDVVIDLICYRRRGHNEADNPGFTQPLMYDLIDAKRSTRKLYTEALIGRGDITVEEAESALRDYQAKLENAFAETRAAVKEPTGEFARPVDRENVPWSHEDHPTGISEETVKQIVETQLNMPEGFTVHPRLLPVLQRRGQMVSEDHIDWGMGETLAFGSLLIDGHPVRVVGQDTRRGTFTQRHAVLVDRVTGEEHTPLKAFNQGTTKFYIYDSLLSEYAALGFEYGYSVERPDALVAWEAQFGDFVNGAQSIIDEYITSGEQKWGQRSSVTLLLPHGYEGQGPDHSSARIERFLQMCAQDNMTVAQPTLPANYFHLLRWQTMSNRRRPLVVFTPKSLLRHKSAVSKVSDFTSGSFRPVLGDTTVDPAGVRKVVLCSGKVYYDLAGARDKQGRNDVAVVRLERLYPFPTNPLLAELDRYADDVELVWAQDEPINMGPWPFLTLKLAENPDTLGGRSIRRVSRKANSSPASGSHSAHEAELQQMLGEIFN; encoded by the coding sequence GTGTCGTCTGAGTCGTCGCGGACAAACCCGCTGGCAGCCTTCGGTCAAAACGAATGGCTTGTCGACGAGCTGTATCAGAAGTACCTCCAGGATCCCGAGTCTGTGGACCGTGCCTGGTGGAACTTCTTTGCTGACTACACCCCTGATTCCGGGTCCGGCAAAGCCGCGCCCCAGGGAGCGGCCACAGCCGCTCCACCAACACCCGCTGCGACTCCGGTGACCCCGCCTGCCGCACAGCCAACCCCAGCGCCGAGGGCCAAGGCCGCCCCGGCGGCCCCACTCACGCAGGAGACGAAGTTGCCCGCCGGTGCCGAGGAAGTCCGACTCCGTGGCGCGGCCGCCCGTACGGCGGCCAACATGGAGGCCAGCCTCGTGGTTCCGACGGCGACCAGCGTGCGCGCGGTCCCGGCGAAGCTGCTCGTCGACAACCGCATCGTGATCAACAACCACCTGTCGCGCGGTCGCGGCGGCAAGGTGTCGTTCACGCACCTGATCGGCTACGCGGTGGTCAAGGCGCTCAAGCTCCTTCCGGAGATGAACCACGCCTACACCGAGGTCGACGGCAAGCCGGTCCTGCTGAAGCCGGAGCACATCAACCTGGGCCTGGCCATCGACGTCGCCAAGAGCGACGGCACCCGCCAGCTCCTCGTCCCGTCGATCAAGGCCACCGAAAACCTCGACTTCCGCCAGTTCTGGGTGGCCTACGAAGACGTCGTGCGCAAGGCCCGGGCGGGCAAGCTCGGTGTCGACGACTTCTCCGGCACCACGATCTCCCTGACCAACCCGGGCACCATCGGCACCGTCCACTCGGTGCCGCGCCTGATGCCGGGACAGGGCACGATCATCGGCGTCGGGGCGATGGAGTATCCGGCCGAATACCAGGGGGCCTCCCCCGAGACGCTCTCCCGCCTCGCGGTGAGCAAGGTCATGACGCTCACCAGCACGTACGACCACCGGATCATCCAGGGCGCCCAGTCGGGCGACTTCCTGCGGCTGATCCACCGGCTCCTGCTGGGCGAGGACGGCTTCTACGACGAGATCTTCGAGTCTCTCCGGATCCCCTACGAGCCGGTCCGCTGGGTCCAGGACATCTCCGCCACGCACGACGACGACGTGGCCAAGTCGGCCAGGGTCATCGAGCTGATCCACGCCTTCCGGGTCCGCGGCCACCTGATGGCCGACACCGACCCGCTCGAGTACAAGCAGCGCAAGCACCCCGACCTCGACATCAAGTCGCACGGGCTGACGCTGTGGGATCTTGAGCGCGAGTTCGCCACCGGCGGTTTCGGCGGCCGGCCCCTGATGAAGCTGCGCGAGATCCTCGGCGTGCTGCGCGACTCCTACTGCCGCACCATCGGCGTCGAGTACATGCACATGCAGAACCCCGAGGAGCGCGCCTGGATCCAGGCGCGGGTGGAGCGCCCGCACGCCAAGCCCGACCGTGAGGAGCAGCTCCGGGTTCTGGAGCGGCTCAACACCGCCGAGGCGTTCGAGACGTTCCTGCAGACCAAGTTCGTCGGCCAGAAGCGCTTCTCGCTGGAGGGCGGCGAGTCCCTGATCCCGCTGCTCGACTCGGTGCTCAGCGCCGCCGCGGAGGACGACCTCGACGAGGCCGTGGTCGGCATGGCCCACCGTGGCCGCCTCAACGTGCTGGCCAACATCGTGGGCAAGTCCTACGGCCAGATCTTCGGCGAGTTCGAGGGCAACATCGACCCGCGCAGCGCCCACGGCTCGGGCGACGTGAAGTACCACCTGGGCTCGTCCGGCGACTTCATCTCTCCCGACGGCTCCAAGCTCAAGACCTCGGTCGTGGCCAACCCCTCGCACCTGGAGACGGTCGACCCGGTCCTGGAGGGCGTGGTCCGCGCCAAGCAGGACCTGCTGGAGCGCGGCGAGGAGGGCTTCACCGTCCTGCCCGTGCTCGTGCACGGCGACGCGGCCTTCGCGGGCCAGGGCGTCGTGGCCGAGACCCTGAACCTGTCGCAGCTGCGCGGCTACCGCACCGGCGGCACCGTCCACATCGTGGTCAACAACCAGGTCGGCTTCACGACGAGCCCGGCGAGCTCCCGCTCCAGCGTGTACGCCACCGACGTGGCCCGGATGATCCAGGCCCCGATCTTCCACGTCAACGGGGACGACCCCGAGGCCGTGGTCCGGGTCGGGCGCCTCGCGTTCGAATACCGTCAGGCGTTCCGCAAGGACGTCGTGATCGACCTGATCTGCTACCGGCGCCGGGGCCACAACGAGGCCGACAACCCGGGCTTCACCCAGCCGCTGATGTACGACCTGATCGACGCCAAGCGCTCCACCCGCAAGCTCTACACCGAGGCGCTGATCGGCCGGGGCGACATCACGGTGGAGGAGGCCGAGAGCGCGCTCCGCGACTACCAGGCCAAGCTGGAGAACGCCTTCGCCGAGACCCGCGCGGCGGTCAAGGAGCCCACCGGCGAGTTCGCCCGCCCGGTCGACCGGGAGAACGTCCCCTGGTCGCACGAGGACCACCCGACGGGCATCTCCGAGGAGACCGTCAAGCAGATCGTGGAGACCCAGCTCAACATGCCGGAGGGCTTCACGGTCCACCCGCGTCTGCTGCCGGTACTGCAACGTCGTGGCCAGATGGTCTCCGAGGATCACATCGACTGGGGCATGGGCGAGACCCTGGCCTTCGGTTCGCTGCTGATCGACGGCCACCCCGTCCGCGTGGTCGGCCAGGACACCCGGCGAGGCACGTTCACCCAGCGCCACGCGGTGCTGGTCGACCGGGTGACGGGCGAGGAGCACACCCCGCTCAAGGCCTTCAACCAGGGCACCACGAAGTTCTACATCTACGACTCCCTGCTGAGCGAGTACGCCGCGCTCGGCTTCGAGTACGGCTACAGCGTGGAGCGTCCCGACGCGCTGGTCGCCTGGGAGGCGCAGTTCGGCGACTTCGTCAACGGCGCCCAGTCGATCATCGACGAGTACATCACCTCGGGCGAGCAGAAGTGGGGCCAGCGCTCCTCGGTCACGCTTCTCCTGCCGCACGGCTACGAGGGCCAGGGCCCGGACCACTCCTCGGCACGCATCGAACGCTTCCTGCAGATGTGCGCCCAGGACAACATGACCGTGGCCCAGCCGACGCTCCCGGCGAACTACTTCCACCTGCTGCGCTGGCAGACGATGTCGAACCGGCGCCGTCCGCTGGTGGTGTTCACGCCCAAGTCGCTGCTGCGGCACAAGTCCGCGGTCTCGAAGGTCAGCGACTTCACCTCGGGGTCGTTCCGGCCGGTGCTGGGCGACACCACGGTGGATCCGGCCGGCGTCCGCAAGGTCGTGCTCTGCTCCGGCAAGGTCTACTACGACCTGGCCGGCGCCCGTGACAAGCAGGGCCGCAACGACGTGGCGGTCGTCCGCCTGGAGCGGCTCTACCCGTTCCCGACGAACCCGCTCCTCGCCGAGCTGGACCGCTACGCCGACGACGTCGAGCTGGTGTGGGCGCAGGACGAACCCATCAACATGGGTCCGTGGCCGTTCCTGACGCTGAAGCTGGCCGAGAACCCCGACACGCTCGGAGGGCGTTCGATCAGGCGGGTCTCCCGCAAGGCGAACTCCTCCCCCGCCTCGGGATCGCACTCCGCGCACGAGGCGGAGCTGCAGCAGATGCTGGGCGAGATCTTCAACTAG
- a CDS encoding golvesin C-terminal-like domain-containing protein, protein MTFARTRLAATATLLLTSLLVFTGRPAVAAPETPLATAFDRAAATHDVPRDLLVALAYSETHLDGHDGAPSASGGYGVMHLVSNPTTHSLEKAAELTGVPAAKLRTDTEANILGGAAVLRSHADKLGLDATARKDAGRWYGAVAEYGNASTPEVARLYADTVYRFLGSGLKAAGVTVAPQEVHADLGAYARTADLNATAAVSPDYPNGSWVAASTSNYVVSNRPTSNAIDRVVIHMTQGSYAGTISWFQNPSSRVSSHYVVRSSDGAVTQMVRNKDVAWHASNYNTRSIGIEHEGFVNDASWFTDAMYRSSAALTRYICDRYGIPKDRNHIIGHNQVPGATHTDPGSNWDWTRYMQYVTGGGTTPPSWSVTVDNATAGKFTASANWGTSAYSSQRNGADYRFAGPVSASDSAWYRAAIPTTGTYRVEVWYPSDPGYNSSAPYIVTTSSGNQTVYVDQRSGGGGWRSIGTFSLNAGDYNVVGVSRWTSGTGHVIADAVRISRL, encoded by the coding sequence GTGACATTTGCCCGCACCCGATTAGCCGCCACCGCAACCCTCCTGCTCACCTCTCTCCTGGTCTTCACCGGCCGCCCGGCGGTCGCCGCGCCCGAAACGCCCCTGGCCACCGCGTTCGACCGCGCCGCTGCCACCCACGACGTGCCTCGTGACCTGCTCGTCGCGCTCGCCTACTCCGAGACCCACCTCGACGGCCACGACGGCGCGCCGAGCGCGAGCGGCGGCTACGGCGTGATGCACCTGGTCAGCAACCCCACCACGCACTCCCTCGAAAAGGCGGCCGAGCTCACGGGAGTGCCGGCCGCGAAGCTGCGTACCGACACCGAGGCCAACATCCTCGGCGGCGCCGCCGTCCTGCGCTCCCACGCCGACAAGCTCGGGCTCGACGCGACGGCCAGAAAGGACGCGGGCCGGTGGTACGGGGCCGTGGCCGAGTACGGCAACGCCTCGACCCCCGAGGTCGCCCGGCTCTACGCCGACACCGTCTACCGGTTTCTCGGCAGTGGCCTCAAGGCGGCCGGAGTGACGGTCGCCCCGCAGGAGGTCCATGCCGACCTGGGCGCCTATGCCCGGACCGCCGACCTCAACGCGACGGCCGCCGTCAGCCCCGACTACCCGAACGGGAGCTGGGTGGCCGCGAGCACCAGCAACTACGTCGTCTCCAACCGCCCGACGAGCAACGCGATCGACCGGGTCGTCATCCACATGACCCAGGGGTCGTACGCGGGCACCATCTCCTGGTTCCAGAACCCCAGTTCCAGGGTGTCGTCCCACTACGTCGTCCGGTCCTCCGACGGCGCCGTCACGCAGATGGTCCGCAACAAGGACGTCGCGTGGCACGCGTCGAACTACAACACCAGGTCCATCGGGATCGAGCACGAGGGCTTCGTCAACGACGCCTCGTGGTTCACCGACGCGATGTACCGCTCCTCCGCCGCGCTGACCCGCTACATCTGCGACCGGTACGGCATCCCCAAGGACCGCAACCACATCATCGGGCACAACCAGGTGCCCGGTGCGACGCACACAGACCCGGGCTCGAACTGGGACTGGACCAGGTACATGCAGTACGTGACCGGTGGCGGCACCACCCCTCCGTCGTGGTCGGTCACCGTCGACAACGCCACCGCCGGGAAGTTCACCGCCAGCGCGAACTGGGGCACCTCCGCCTACTCCAGCCAGCGGAACGGCGCCGACTACCGATTCGCCGGCCCGGTGTCCGCCAGCGACTCCGCCTGGTACCGGGCGGCCATCCCCACCACGGGCACGTACCGCGTCGAGGTCTGGTATCCGTCCGACCCCGGTTACAACAGCTCCGCGCCCTACATCGTCACCACGTCCAGCGGCAACCAGACGGTGTACGTCGACCAGCGCTCCGGCGGCGGTGGCTGGCGCAGCATCGGCACCTTCTCGCTCAACGCCGGTGACTACAACGTCGTCGGTGTGAGCCGGTGGACCTCCGGCACCGGCCACGTCATCGCCGACGCCGTGCGGATCAGCCGGCTCTGA
- a CDS encoding DUF4097 family beta strand repeat-containing protein yields MRQWTIEKPEQLTFESVSKLNVRIVAGRLAVLASDGPPTLEVTDVGSPPLIVTHEDDGTLTVTYKDLTWDGLLGWLRPGQRTATLTLTVPKECPVNVGVVSASAVVTGFEGLTSVRSVSGEIVLDGVSGEIHADTVSGTTESRGLVGDLSFKSISGELTVAQGTPRRLRATTVSGRITADLELPPTGHVTMNSVTGDIVLRLPHTVETDVTIRSTSGRISTAFPKLAQGGKTLTGRIGGGMASLTVSTVSADVTLLKGEQV; encoded by the coding sequence ATGCGGCAATGGACCATCGAGAAGCCGGAGCAGCTCACCTTCGAGTCCGTGAGCAAGCTCAACGTACGCATCGTGGCAGGCAGGCTGGCGGTGCTCGCCAGCGACGGCCCTCCCACCCTTGAGGTCACCGACGTCGGCAGCCCCCCGCTGATCGTCACCCACGAGGACGACGGGACACTCACCGTCACCTACAAGGACCTGACCTGGGACGGTCTGCTGGGCTGGCTGCGTCCCGGGCAACGGACGGCGACGCTGACGCTGACCGTGCCGAAGGAGTGCCCGGTCAACGTGGGAGTCGTCTCCGCCTCCGCCGTCGTCACCGGCTTCGAGGGCCTCACCTCGGTCAGGAGCGTCTCCGGCGAGATCGTGCTCGACGGGGTGAGCGGCGAGATCCACGCCGACACCGTCTCCGGCACCACGGAGAGCCGCGGCCTGGTGGGCGACCTGTCCTTCAAGAGCATTTCCGGTGAGCTGACCGTGGCGCAGGGCACACCCCGCCGCCTGCGTGCCACCACCGTCTCCGGCCGGATCACCGCCGACCTGGAGCTGCCGCCGACCGGTCACGTGACGATGAACAGCGTCACGGGCGACATCGTGCTCCGGCTTCCGCACACGGTCGAGACCGACGTCACGATCCGCTCCACCTCCGGCAGGATCAGCACCGCCTTTCCCAAGCTCGCCCAGGGCGGCAAGACGCTGACCGGCCGGATCGGCGGCGGCATGGCCTCCCTGACCGTGAGCACCGTCTCCGCCGACGTCACACTCCTGAAGGGAGAACAGGTATGA
- a CDS encoding DUF6104 family protein: protein MYFTDRGIEELVERRGEETVNIVWLAERLREFVDLNPEFETPVERLATWLARLDEDDEDE, encoded by the coding sequence ATGTACTTCACCGATCGGGGTATCGAGGAGCTCGTCGAGCGCCGCGGAGAGGAAACGGTCAACATCGTCTGGCTGGCCGAGCGGCTGCGCGAGTTCGTCGACCTGAACCCCGAGTTCGAGACCCCGGTGGAGCGGCTGGCCACCTGGCTGGCCCGGCTCGACGAAGACGACGAAGACGAGTAG
- a CDS encoding type II toxin-antitoxin system RelE/ParE family toxin translates to MRLYVIEIEPEIQSWLESLSERDYVKVEALADLLAEQAETFDEPYSKHLGGRLRELRLALTRRQARITYWLSPGRRVVLLTVFYKTRRKETSQVERARRAQLECEIRHTTASEIYDRVWKE, encoded by the coding sequence GTGAGGTTATACGTCATTGAGATCGAGCCCGAGATCCAGTCTTGGCTCGAGTCACTGTCCGAGCGCGACTACGTGAAGGTTGAAGCCCTGGCCGACCTCCTCGCCGAACAGGCGGAGACCTTTGACGAGCCATACTCCAAGCACCTCGGAGGCAGGCTGCGAGAGTTACGCCTCGCGCTCACACGGCGCCAGGCAAGGATCACCTACTGGCTCTCTCCCGGCAGGCGGGTGGTTCTTCTCACCGTCTTCTACAAGACACGCCGCAAGGAGACCAGCCAGGTCGAGCGAGCCCGTAGGGCACAGCTCGAGTGTGAGATCCGTCATACAACCGCCTCGGAGATCTACGATCGCGTTTGGAAGGAATGA
- a CDS encoding potassium channel family protein: protein MADTRNDPVVVIGLGRFGSSLALELTRRGTEVLAIDSRPKLVQSLAGRLTHVVAADSTDLEALRQLGVPDFYRAVVAIGTDLEGSILTTSLLVELEIDDIWAKAVNHNHGRILQRVGAHHVILPEHDMGERVAHLLNGRMFDYMEVDENYALVKTRPPREYVGVPLGESNLRRKYGVTVVCVKSADEEFTYAGAGTVLAYGDIIIIAGKIDQVERFAELP from the coding sequence TTGGCCGACACTAGGAACGACCCCGTGGTGGTGATCGGGCTCGGCCGCTTCGGCAGTTCCCTGGCCCTGGAGCTCACCCGCAGGGGAACCGAGGTACTGGCCATCGACAGCCGGCCCAAGCTCGTGCAGAGCCTGGCGGGCCGGCTCACCCACGTCGTCGCCGCCGACTCCACCGATCTCGAGGCGCTGCGCCAGCTCGGGGTGCCGGACTTCTACCGGGCCGTGGTGGCCATCGGCACCGATCTCGAAGGCAGCATCCTGACCACCTCCCTGCTGGTGGAGCTGGAGATCGACGACATCTGGGCCAAGGCCGTCAACCACAATCACGGCCGTATCCTGCAGCGCGTCGGCGCCCACCACGTGATCCTGCCCGAGCACGACATGGGAGAGCGGGTGGCACACCTGCTCAACGGGCGCATGTTCGACTACATGGAAGTCGACGAGAACTACGCGCTGGTCAAGACCCGCCCGCCCCGCGAGTATGTCGGCGTCCCGCTGGGAGAGTCCAACCTGCGCCGCAAGTACGGGGTGACGGTGGTCTGCGTCAAGAGCGCGGACGAGGAGTTCACCTACGCCGGCGCCGGCACGGTCCTGGCCTACGGCGACATCATCATCATCGCGGGGAAGATCGACCAGGTCGAACGGTTCGCGGAACTGCCCTGA